From the genome of Spinacia oleracea cultivar Varoflay chromosome 2, BTI_SOV_V1, whole genome shotgun sequence, one region includes:
- the LOC110790092 gene encoding protein transport protein SEC23 C translates to MAEFLELETQDGVRMPFNVIPGTKQESSTAVIPVSLLYTPLKPFPDHPILPYSPLRCRSCRSILNPFSVIDFSAKIWICPFDYTRNHFPQHYASISDDNLPAELFPQYTTIEYEPPPESHAQNLTPPVYLFVVDNCLIEEEIGYLKSALLQALDLVPDEGLIGFITFGSFVQVHELGFSGGIPKSYVFKGSKEISKDKVMEQLSFFDRKPKPGSGVVAGVRDGLSPESIARFLLPASECEFTLNSLLEELQKDPWGVPTDQRASRCTGTALSIAAHVLGACVPGSGARIMAFVGGPSTEGPGAIVSKDLSEPIRSHKDLDKDSAPYYHKAVKFYEGLSKQLVHQGHILDLFACALDQVGLAELKVAVERTGGLVVLAESFGHSVFKESLKRVFQAGEYDLGPASNGIFEVSCSKDMKIQGILGPCASLEKKGLLCSETVIGQGNTSAWKLCGLDKATTLCIYFDITKKESSDAIGEATSDQFYLQFLTYYQHNSGRMRLRITTLSRRWIAGPGSTQELIAGFDQEAAAVTMARLVSFKMENEVEFDPIRWLDRSLIRLCSRFGDYQKENSSSFSLSPRFSIFPQFIFHLRRSQFVQVFNNSPDETAYFRMILNRENVANSVVMIQPSLISYSFQSSPEPVLLDVAAVAGDRILLLDSYFTIVIFHGATIAQWRKAGYHDLPEHAAFAQLLQAPKDVTDALMKERFPVPRLVICDQHGSQARFLLAKLNPSATYNSGASMAPGGDLIFTDDVSFEVFLDHLQRLTVQ, encoded by the exons ATGGCGGAATTCCTAGAGCTAGAAACACAAGATGGAGTACGAATGCCATTTAACGTAATCCCGGGCACAAAGCAAGAATCATCCACCGCCGTAATACCAGTCTCTCTCCTCTACACTCCATTAAAGCCCTTCCCTGATCACCCAATCCTCCCATACTCCCCACTCCGTTGCCGTTCTTGTCGTTCAATCCTCAACCCTTTTTCCGTCATCGATTTCTCCGCCAAAATCTGGATCTGCCCTTTTGATTACACCCGTAATCACTTTCCCCAACATTACGCTTCAATTTCCGACGATAATCTGCCCGCCGAACTCTTCCCGCAATACACGACAATTGAATACGAACCCCCACCTGAATCGCACGCCCAGAATCTGACCCCACCTGTTTATTTGTTCGTTGTTGATAATTGTTTGATTGAGGAAGAAATCGGGTACTTGAAATCGGCGTTGCTGCAGGCGTTGGATTTGGTGCCGGATGAGGGTTTGATTGGGTTTATTACGTTTGGGAGTTTTGTTCAGGTTCATGAATTAGGGTTTTCAGGTGGGATTCCCAAAAGTTATGTGTTTAAAGGGTCTAAGGAGATTAGTAAAGATAAGGTAATGGAGCAGTTGAGTTTTTTTGATCGGAAGCCGAAACCAGGTTCTGGTGTTGTTGCTGGTGTTAGGGATGGGTTGTCTCCGGAGAGCATTGCGCGGTTCTTGTTGCCGGCTTCTGAGTGCGAGTTTACATTGAATTCG TTGCTAGAGGAGCTTCAGAAGGATCCTTGGGGAGTGCCTACAGATCAGAGGGCAAGTAGGTGTACAGGCACAGCGCTCAGTATTGCTGCCCATGTGTTGGGAGCTTGCGTCCCTGGATCAGGAGCTAGAATTATGGCCTTTGTTGGTGGCCCATCGACGGAAGGACCGGGTgct ATTGTTTCAAAGGACTTATCTGAGCCAATTCGTTCTCACAAGGATTTGGATAAGGATTCTGCTCCTTATTATCATAAAGCCGTAAAATTCTATGAAGGACTTTCGAAGCAGCTTGTACACCAAGGGCATATTCTTGACCTTTTTGCTTGTGCTCTCGATCAG GTTGGACTTGCTGAACTAAAAGTTGCTGTCGAGAGGACTGGCGGTCTTGTGGTCCTTGCTGAAAGTTTtggccattcagtttttaaggaGTCTCTTAAGCGTGTTTTTCAGGCTGGGGAATACGATCTTGGACCAGCGTCAAA TGGTATATTTGAAGTTAGTTGCTCAAAGGATATGAAGATTCAGGGAATTCTTGGTCCTTGTGCGTCACTTGAAAAG AAAGGTCTTCTTTGCTCAGAAACCGTTATTGGTCAGGGCAACACCAGTGCGTGGAAATTGTGTGGACTTGATAAAGCTACAACTTTATGCATCTATTTTGACATCACAAAAAAGGAGAGCTCTGATGCTATTGGTGAAGCCACTAGCGACCAGTTTTACCTGCAGTTTTTGACTTA CTATCAGCATAACAGTGGCCGTATGAGACTTCGTATTACCACTCTTTCTAGGCGATGGATTGCTGGTCCAGGAAGCACACAG GAGTTGATTGCTGGATTTGATCAAGAAGCAGCAGCTGTTACCATGGCACGGTTAGTTTCATTCAAGATGGAAAATGAG GTAGAGTTTGATCCTATACGATGGCTTGACAGATCGCTGATACGTCTATGTTCAAGATTTGGAGATTACCAAAAGGAGAATTCCTCCTCTTTTAGCCTATCTCCGCGGTTTTCAATATTTCCTCAATTTATTTTTCATCTAAGGCGATCTCAGTTTGTACAG GTATTCAACAACAGCCCTGATGAGACTGCATACTTTAGAATGATTCTAAACCGTGAAAATGTAGCCAACTCAGTAGTGATGATTCAGCCTTCACTGATTTCCTACTCCTTCCAATCATCTCCTGAACCTGTTCTTCTTGACGTTGCGGCTGTTGCTGGGGACAGGATATTGTTACTGGATTCATATTTCACTATCGTCATATTTCATGGTGCAACTATTGCTCAGTGGCGCAAGGCTGGATATCATGATCTGCCTGAACACGCG GCGTTTGCCCAGTTGTTGCAAGCTCCTAAAGATGTTACCGATGCTTTGATGAAAGAGAGGTTTCCAGTTCCACGCTTGGTCATCTGTGATCAGCATGGTTCTCAG GCTCGTTTTCTTCTGGCGAAATTAAATCCTTCAGCTACATACAACTCTGGTGCCTCTATGGCTCCTGGCGGAGATCTCATATTCACGGATGATGTCAGTTTTGAGGTGTTCTTAGATCACCTCCAAAGGCTAACTGTTCAATAG